In Candidatus Vicinibacter proximus, the genomic stretch TGTTTCACTCTACGAAAAGTATTCCGGGAAGCAGGTTAAATGCACGTATCTCAGTATTGGATTTTTAAATGTGATGTCCAGATTATTCAAACCTTTTCATCAGGGGATTTCCAGGGTGATGGCACTTGGTGAAGTGCTGGACCAAACGGATCAGACTTTTGATCCTACGCGCACCCTTCAAAAATTCCCCATCAAACTTACCACAATTGATCATTTCATACAGCAGCAATGCAAATGAATTATCCAGAAAGCTGATAATTTAGTATTGACCTAAGGTAATCTCCTTCTGATTGGAATTCATTATTTTCCTTCAACGGATTTTCCGATCAATTTTGGCAGAAATCGCCCGGTGTTTTTTTGGTATGCTGCATATTCAGGATATTTTTCAGCTGAAATGGCTTCACTAAAATCGGAACTTCCCTGAAAGAGCACCAACAACAACATACATCCTGCAACAGACCAATTAACCCATTCTCCAGTTGCATTGGCCCCCAATAAATAGAAACAAATCCAAATGGCCTGTTCTGCAAAATAATTCGGATGTCGCATGTATTTCCAAAGTCCGGTATGGGTAAAACCTTTGCTAAAGATGCCTTCAGCTATTCCGGTTAATTTAATTTGGCGATGTTTTTCATTTTGAAAATTCCATTGTTGTTGATCCGCAATGGTTTCTAAAACCACAAAACCAATAAACAGTAAAGCCAAAACATAATCTGTAATGCCAAGAGGACTGGCTCCTTCATTTACGGTCACCAAAATCGGCAGTGTAAAAAGAAGTATTAAGCCATTCTGATACAATGAAATAAAAAATAAGTTAAACAAGGTCCATTTTAATTTTCCGGAAAGCTCCGGTTTTTTTCTCAAGACCGCCCAACGATAATCTTCCTCTCCATCCCAGAATTTCCAACTGTAAGCTCCTCGCCGTGAAAAATTATAGGTTAGTCTGATACCCCAGATACTGACTAATATGGCCATAAGAATCATGCGATCACTCCAAGCTCCTGCATAGGCGATGTACCAGGCATAAACTATTGGGATTATGCTCCATATTTTATCTACCTGACTACAGTTGCCTGTGAGCTCACTCAAAGTGAAACAAGCAAGTGCTGTAAACAAAAATATATATATGCAATTCCACAAAATTTCATGTTGCAAAGGACTTAATGGTGTACCAAATCTATAAGAAATAAATGGAACAACGATTATCGTAAGGATGAGAATGACAATGGTTTTGATCATTTTACTGGGTACAGTTTATTATTCAGGATAAAGGTATTAAAATAAAATCTGTCTCGTGGAGAATACTAATTATTGGTATATAAAA encodes the following:
- a CDS encoding DUF1295 domain-containing protein, which produces MIKTIVILILTIIVVPFISYRFGTPLSPLQHEILWNCIYIFLFTALACFTLSELTGNCSQVDKIWSIIPIVYAWYIAYAGAWSDRMILMAILVSIWGIRLTYNFSRRGAYSWKFWDGEEDYRWAVLRKKPELSGKLKWTLFNLFFISLYQNGLILLFTLPILVTVNEGASPLGITDYVLALLFIGFVVLETIADQQQWNFQNEKHRQIKLTGIAEGIFSKGFTHTGLWKYMRHPNYFAEQAIWICFYLLGANATGEWVNWSVAGCMLLLVLFQGSSDFSEAISAEKYPEYAAYQKNTGRFLPKLIGKSVEGK